A region of the Sinorhizobium arboris LMG 14919 genome:
TCGAGCGAGATCGCCATCGGCTCCGACAGCGGCGGCTCGGTGCGCATTCCGGCAGCCCTGCAGGGCCTCGTCGGCTTCAAGCCCACCGCCCGCCGCATACCGCTGGAGGGCGCCTTCCCGTTGTCGCCGAGCCTCGATTCGATCGGCCCGCTTGCGCGCACGGTCGCCGACTGCGCGGCAGCCGACGCGGTCATGGCCGGCGAGACGCCGCGACCGCTCGAGCCCATCCCGCTTGCCGGCCTGAAGCTCGCCATCCCCGAAGGCATCCTTCTTGAAGGGCTTACGCCGGAGATAGCGGCGGCTTTCGAAAGAAGCCTGCAGGCGCTTTCGCGCGCAGGTGCGAAACTCGCCGAATGCGGGATCGACGATCTGCTTGCCCGCTTCGCCGAGGCAACCGCGATAGGCTCGCTTGCCGGCCTCGAGGCAAGCCGTGTGCACGCGGACTGGCTCCCGGACGAAAATGCGCCGGTCGACATCCGCGTGAAGTCGACGCTGCGCCGCCGCCTCGCCGTTCCCGACGCGGCGATCCGGGACCTGCTACGGACGCGGCAGGAGCTCATGCGCGTCATGGACGAGCGGCTGGCACCCTTCGATTTCATCCTGCTGCCGGCCACACCCATCCCCGCCGTCAGCATCGCCTCGATCGAAGAGGACAGGGCCGAATACCGCCGCGTGGAGGACCTGCTGCTGCGCAATATGCAGGTCGCCAACCAGTTCGACCTGACCGCAATAACCCTGCCGATGGCAGACACGAGGCTGCCGGCAGGGCTGATGCTGATGGCCCGGCACGGCGCGGACGCGATGCTGCTCGGCGCTGCGGCCTCGGTGGAAAAGCTGCTGCGCTCGGGCTGACGACTGCCTCAGTGCATCGTCGGGCTCGCCCATTCCTCTTTGAGAATCCGAAACGCGTCTTCGAGCGCAGCGACCAGCACGTCCGTCAGTTCGCCGCCGTCATTGTTCATGAGGTACAGCGCCACGGTCGCATCCTGCGGATCGCCGTAGCGCTCAACATCGTCAGACATCGAATCGTCCTTCCTTCGCCGCATTCATTACGGCCATCGGACGACGTTAGGAAGGCTGACTTGTGCAGAACTGGAGCGAGACCGACTTGCCTGTGAAGGATCGGCGCACGGGGATATTTCGCTCGCCCTGGCTCTCCTCGCGCGCTAGACCCGGCGCGGACAGTCACAAGCGGAGGCAAGATGGCGAAGAAAACCAAAGGCGACGACGCCCCCTACCTGCACCGCCTCAAGGTCGAATTTCCGGAAATCCACGCCGCCCTTGCCGCC
Encoded here:
- a CDS encoding amidase, with the translated sequence MPRPDTPSRDRLEAILARLDLRQHEERAFVRLYPETARAEADAADRRRREGKGRGALDGRIVSIKDLFDIAGEPTLAGSVIRRAAPPATADAAIVRRLRAAGAVIIGKTHMTEFAFTAVGLNPHYPVPGNAIDPSLIPGGSSSGAGVSAAEGSSEIAIGSDSGGSVRIPAALQGLVGFKPTARRIPLEGAFPLSPSLDSIGPLARTVADCAAADAVMAGETPRPLEPIPLAGLKLAIPEGILLEGLTPEIAAAFERSLQALSRAGAKLAECGIDDLLARFAEATAIGSLAGLEASRVHADWLPDENAPVDIRVKSTLRRRLAVPDAAIRDLLRTRQELMRVMDERLAPFDFILLPATPIPAVSIASIEEDRAEYRRVEDLLLRNMQVANQFDLTAITLPMADTRLPAGLMLMARHGADAMLLGAAASVEKLLRSG